The following proteins are co-located in the Candidatus Bathyarchaeota archaeon genome:
- a CDS encoding (Fe-S)-binding protein, which produces MDTQQVIEHLKQIVKPEQILTDLEDLYVYSFEKIFEKQNPVPDIVVKTLSSKEAQRILELAGKRGFTVVKRGAPLNTQSIRKLLILIDDVPVPELKRVPSKISETAEILNEIRERGHGSPRNLALGLKILFLEKNFAKCEECKTCSGYCTVTSSFEGVETWSSKGRAIIIRGLQNGELAISKKMIDILYTCTECGLCFAQCSEDLELNDAILAIRHQIAEKGLAPDIFHETAKNIIEVGDPGAVSVKRRLSWMKDFAFQPQPEKAEVLYWVGCMVADRTPKTAESFLRILNHANVNFKMLGEREGCCGYVLFSTGLWDEAKEVAKDVLSKIEKIGVETLVTPCAGCYYTFTKLYPEILGISLPCEILHSSHFIENLIKNGKLKLKSLDFRVSYHDPCSLGRHSGVFDAPRNVLKAIPDLSLTEMSLNRQLARCCGGGGGLWSYNHRASMNSAFNRLAKDVVPLNVNVLATACPTCQMNLRYASIRNLIPVRICDFAEIVDYAIVKVGS; this is translated from the coding sequence ATGGACACGCAGCAAGTGATTGAACACTTAAAACAGATAGTGAAACCAGAACAGATTCTAACAGACCTTGAAGACCTCTATGTATATTCTTTTGAAAAAATCTTTGAGAAACAAAACCCAGTGCCAGACATAGTTGTTAAGACACTTTCATCTAAAGAAGCTCAAAGAATTCTCGAACTAGCTGGGAAAAGGGGCTTCACAGTTGTCAAGAGAGGTGCACCGCTTAATACCCAAAGCATAAGGAAGCTGCTAATCTTAATAGATGACGTTCCAGTTCCAGAACTGAAAAGAGTTCCATCAAAAATAAGTGAGACAGCAGAAATTTTAAATGAAATTCGTGAGAGAGGGCATGGAAGCCCTAGAAATTTAGCCCTCGGCCTGAAAATCTTGTTTTTGGAGAAAAACTTCGCAAAATGCGAAGAATGTAAAACCTGTAGCGGTTATTGCACAGTCACGTCATCCTTTGAAGGAGTTGAAACGTGGTCTTCAAAGGGAAGAGCCATCATAATTAGAGGTCTCCAAAACGGAGAACTCGCCATCTCCAAAAAGATGATTGACATACTATACACATGCACTGAGTGTGGTTTATGTTTTGCCCAATGCTCTGAAGACCTTGAACTTAATGATGCCATACTGGCAATCCGACATCAAATCGCCGAAAAAGGACTGGCGCCAGACATTTTCCACGAAACAGCCAAAAACATCATAGAAGTTGGGGACCCTGGAGCGGTCTCTGTTAAGCGTCGCCTTTCATGGATGAAGGACTTTGCTTTTCAACCTCAGCCTGAAAAAGCCGAAGTTCTATACTGGGTGGGATGCATGGTGGCAGACAGAACCCCAAAAACCGCTGAGTCCTTTTTAAGAATTTTGAACCATGCGAACGTTAATTTCAAGATGCTTGGGGAAAGGGAGGGCTGCTGTGGATATGTCCTGTTTTCAACAGGACTTTGGGATGAGGCAAAAGAGGTTGCAAAAGATGTATTATCAAAAATTGAAAAAATAGGAGTTGAGACTCTTGTTACACCTTGTGCAGGATGCTACTACACTTTCACGAAGCTTTATCCAGAGATTTTGGGAATTTCACTTCCATGTGAAATCCTCCACTCATCACACTTTATCGAAAACTTGATAAAAAATGGAAAGCTTAAATTGAAAAGTTTGGATTTTAGGGTTAGCTATCACGATCCTTGCTCTCTAGGCAGGCACAGCGGGGTTTTCGATGCTCCACGCAACGTCTTGAAGGCAATACCAGACCTATCACTTACTGAAATGTCACTAAATAGGCAGCTTGCAAGGTGCTGCGGTGGTGGCGGAGGGCTTTGGTCGTATAACCATAGGGCTAGCATGAATTCAGCGTTTAACCGGTTGGCAAAAGATGTGGTTCCGCTCAACGTAAATGTTTTGGCAACTGCTTGTCCAACGTGTCAAATGAATCTGCGTTATGCGTCGATTAGAAACTTGATTCCAGTCAGAATTTGTGACTTCGCCGAAATTGTTGACTACGCCATAGTTAAAGTTGGTTCTTAG
- a CDS encoding 4Fe-4S dicluster domain-containing protein has product MLAIDPEKCTGCRLCEIACSIYHEKACAPEKARIHVTNWENEGIYIPMVCQQCDVPICEIVCPMHAVKRDSETGAVVIDDNFCVGCRLCVQFCPFGSIGVDNKTKKITKCDLCGGEPVCVKFCQPKALLYLDPTTLSMRKRRVAAEKFSDYLKKMLTII; this is encoded by the coding sequence ATGTTAGCTATCGATCCTGAGAAATGCACTGGATGCAGACTTTGCGAAATAGCATGTTCGATTTATCATGAAAAAGCGTGTGCGCCCGAGAAGGCTAGGATTCACGTTACAAATTGGGAGAATGAAGGGATCTATATTCCGATGGTTTGTCAACAATGTGATGTCCCAATCTGCGAAATTGTTTGTCCTATGCATGCTGTAAAGAGGGATTCTGAAACTGGGGCGGTGGTTATAGATGATAATTTCTGTGTTGGATGCAGGTTGTGTGTGCAATTCTGCCCGTTTGGTAGCATTGGAGTGGATAATAAAACCAAGAAAATCACCAAGTGTGATCTATGCGGCGGTGAACCTGTCTGTGTCAAGTTCTGTCAACCCAAGGCTTTGCTGTATCTTGACCCAACCACACTGAGCATGAGAAAAAGAAGAGTGGCAGCCGAAAAATTCTCTGATTATCTAAAAAAGATGCTAACTATTATCTAA
- a CDS encoding aldehyde ferredoxin oxidoreductase family protein, whose product MVWNRKVAYVNLSTGKISQKTVPKTMRTLYLGGRGIDMYMLYNHLKPKIDPLSPENVLLVGAGLLGGIPCLGSGRCDIATKSPLTGAVGDSNVGGFFAPELRFAGFDHLAITGKADKPVYLLVKNDEIRIKDASHLWGKDTFETQTIIRRDEEDENIKSLVIGVAGENLVKFANVRTGMKNSAGRTGIGCVMGSKNLKAIAARGIIPLEFHYPDELLEYCRQMNDMITSTRWSKAQSRWGTMIIYSNTNTTGLIRTRNFQLNRLEDGQDLEPENIDRYSIGTSGCYGCAVHCRHRYVLREGPYAPLFGEGPEYTSLGAFGTMVDCKKMETILVANHLVNKHGLDTLETGGLIAWAMELYEKGILDEKVTDGLKLEWGNEEAMYEMIRKIAHREGFGNTLADGFKGAIAKIGKGSGYYAIQIKGMSNLHSDERPTPSFALGIATSTRGADHLRSRPAIDMYGLPEDLLKETYGGPVSADYNSYEGKSRMVWWQELLYAVTDSIGICKFQTVFCAVHAPKWKEFSKLIQLTTGMEISKAQLMKIGERIYTIERLFNLREGFSRKDDDLPERYFKEPTPIGLPVARNKKINREKFNKMLDEYYELHSWDNNGVPTTETLKKLGLDKEPSNLV is encoded by the coding sequence ATGGTTTGGAACAGAAAAGTAGCCTACGTAAACCTGTCAACAGGAAAAATTTCTCAAAAAACTGTGCCTAAAACAATGCGGACCTTGTATCTAGGCGGTAGAGGCATTGATATGTACATGCTCTACAATCATTTAAAGCCAAAAATTGACCCGTTGAGTCCTGAAAACGTGCTCTTGGTGGGAGCAGGACTGTTGGGAGGAATCCCATGTCTAGGTTCAGGACGATGCGACATCGCAACCAAGTCTCCCCTCACTGGGGCTGTCGGCGACTCCAACGTGGGCGGCTTCTTTGCACCCGAACTGAGATTCGCTGGCTTTGACCACCTTGCAATCACGGGAAAAGCTGACAAACCCGTTTATCTTCTAGTGAAGAACGATGAAATCAGAATAAAAGATGCCTCGCACCTTTGGGGAAAAGACACCTTTGAAACACAGACAATCATAAGACGAGATGAAGAAGATGAAAACATCAAATCTTTAGTCATCGGTGTTGCCGGCGAGAACTTGGTTAAATTCGCTAACGTGCGGACTGGAATGAAGAACTCTGCTGGGCGAACTGGCATAGGCTGTGTGATGGGCTCGAAGAATTTGAAGGCAATTGCGGCTCGAGGAATCATCCCGCTCGAGTTTCATTATCCTGACGAACTTCTTGAGTATTGCAGGCAAATGAATGACATGATAACGAGCACTCGATGGTCGAAAGCGCAGTCACGTTGGGGCACGATGATAATTTACAGCAACACAAACACCACAGGCTTGATCAGAACCAGAAACTTTCAACTCAACCGGCTGGAGGATGGTCAAGACTTGGAGCCTGAGAACATAGACCGATACTCCATTGGCACTTCTGGATGTTACGGATGCGCAGTGCACTGTCGACACCGCTACGTGCTCAGAGAAGGACCATACGCGCCCCTTTTTGGTGAAGGCCCAGAATACACGTCGTTAGGAGCCTTTGGAACGATGGTTGACTGCAAGAAAATGGAAACAATTCTCGTCGCAAATCACTTAGTCAATAAGCACGGTCTTGACACTTTGGAAACTGGAGGGCTAATAGCGTGGGCTATGGAACTTTACGAGAAAGGAATACTCGACGAAAAAGTGACTGATGGGCTGAAGTTGGAATGGGGTAACGAAGAAGCCATGTATGAGATGATACGTAAAATCGCCCACAGAGAAGGGTTCGGAAACACGCTGGCAGACGGATTTAAAGGAGCAATCGCCAAAATAGGAAAGGGTTCTGGGTACTATGCAATTCAAATAAAGGGTATGAGCAACCTCCACTCAGACGAACGTCCCACGCCAAGCTTTGCCTTAGGCATCGCAACCTCCACAAGGGGCGCCGACCACCTGCGAAGTCGCCCCGCAATAGATATGTACGGCTTACCAGAAGATCTTTTGAAAGAAACATACGGTGGCCCCGTGTCTGCAGACTATAATTCTTATGAAGGAAAAAGCCGAATGGTTTGGTGGCAAGAACTCCTCTATGCCGTCACAGACTCCATCGGAATATGCAAGTTCCAAACCGTTTTCTGCGCCGTGCACGCCCCCAAATGGAAAGAATTCTCGAAACTTATTCAACTGACAACTGGAATGGAAATTTCAAAGGCACAGCTAATGAAAATCGGAGAAAGAATCTACACGATCGAGAGATTGTTTAACCTGCGGGAAGGCTTCTCAAGGAAAGACGACGATCTGCCAGAACGTTACTTCAAAGAGCCCACACCAATCGGGCTACCCGTTGCAAGAAACAAGAAGATTAATAGAGAAAAGTTCAACAAAATGCTAGATGAATATTACGAACTCCACAGCTGGGATAACAACGGCGTTCCCACGACGGAAACGTTGAAAAAGCTTGGTCTTGACAAAGAACCGTCAAATCTTGTATGA
- a CDS encoding MoaD/ThiS family protein, which yields MNAHIKIQFYAMFKEIVGKKEIIHDIYSETTLGEVLTMLAKKYGKDFEETIDKKTGQVDVNTLVMLNGQNIRDTDVKLKENDLIIITIPVGGG from the coding sequence ATGAACGCTCATATTAAGATTCAGTTCTACGCCATGTTCAAGGAGATAGTGGGTAAAAAAGAAATCATCCATGACATTTACTCAGAGACCACTCTTGGAGAGGTTCTCACAATGTTGGCAAAGAAATATGGCAAAGACTTCGAAGAAACCATTGACAAAAAAACTGGGCAAGTTGATGTTAACACACTTGTAATGTTAAACGGTCAAAACATAAGAGATACAGATGTAAAATTGAAGGAGAACGATTTGATAATAATCACAATCCCTGTCGGTGGAGGTTGA
- a CDS encoding phosphate uptake regulator PhoU, whose translation MEIRKLQKIKGGSFTLSIPKKWVDTRRLKRGQQMVISEENDGSLSVYPVTALSEKPLKVMLQLEEFPDIKALEYNIATYYIQGTDRIDIVSKEIIPAEQKRKLKLLRLAMPGVEVSEEGANRISFQVLIDPAAFRLESLLSKTSTFSLHLQEDVVKSMINWDFPLAREVIERSGEALRHYRLTIRQVALASISKAIAKEIGIRGCQECVTFALMARDLSRLVYHCSQIARHVLSLEHKRKVSRGILNLVEEVSKLAYNMQKDAVQSFLKKDTKLAVHVLRKMGDVRKKEKKLLKEVIKKVKDIDTAVTMGLICRDLRRIAGYSVAIADDGMNRVLTPTV comes from the coding sequence TTGGAAATTAGAAAATTACAGAAAATAAAGGGAGGTAGCTTCACTCTCTCAATTCCCAAAAAATGGGTAGATACAAGAAGGCTGAAAAGAGGCCAGCAAATGGTTATTTCAGAAGAAAATGACGGATCTCTCAGTGTATATCCCGTAACTGCACTTTCGGAAAAACCGTTGAAAGTCATGCTTCAGTTAGAAGAGTTTCCTGACATTAAGGCACTAGAATACAATATTGCCACTTATTACATCCAAGGAACAGATCGAATTGACATCGTTTCTAAAGAAATTATTCCTGCCGAACAGAAGAGAAAACTGAAGCTTTTGCGTCTCGCAATGCCTGGCGTAGAGGTTTCCGAAGAAGGAGCAAATAGGATAAGCTTTCAAGTCTTGATTGATCCTGCTGCGTTCCGCTTGGAATCACTTCTAAGCAAGACTTCTACATTCTCTTTGCACCTGCAAGAAGATGTTGTAAAATCAATGATAAATTGGGATTTTCCCCTTGCAAGAGAGGTTATCGAGCGCAGTGGAGAAGCCTTAAGGCATTACAGGCTTACGATAAGGCAAGTTGCTCTGGCTAGCATAAGTAAAGCAATTGCTAAAGAAATAGGGATAAGAGGTTGTCAGGAATGTGTCACTTTTGCACTGATGGCAAGAGATCTCAGCAGACTGGTTTATCATTGCTCCCAAATTGCCAGACATGTTCTTTCGCTTGAACACAAAAGAAAAGTAAGCCGAGGGATCTTGAATTTGGTAGAAGAAGTATCTAAACTAGCATACAACATGCAAAAAGACGCTGTTCAATCCTTTTTGAAGAAAGATACGAAACTTGCAGTTCACGTTCTCCGCAAGATGGGTGATGTTAGAAAAAAGGAGAAGAAGCTTTTGAAAGAGGTTATCAAAAAAGTTAAGGATATTGATACTGCTGTTACAATGGGATTGATATGCCGAGATCTGCGAAGAATAGCTGGTTATTCGGTCGCCATTGCAGATGATGGAATGAACAGGGTTCTTACTCCAACCGTTTAG
- the oah gene encoding 6-oxocyclohex-1-ene-1-carbonyl-CoA hydratase, whose protein sequence is MGLNWLPRESELKNHGLHGTQHWGDAAPRIVYEKRSLKDPEGKVVEDLFVSWIILDNPRQYNSYTTEMVKGVIAGFENASLDRSVVAIVFTAVGSSAFCTGGNTKEYAEYYTMRPNEYGEYMELFNHMVDSILMCKKPVINRINGMRVAGGQEIGMACDLAVTSDLAIFGQAGPRHGSSPDGGSSDFLPWYLSIEDAMWNCVSCEMWSAYKMKRLGLISKVVPVIKDGDKWVRNPSVILDKYVGDGEIVFGEFKTGEEYKKAMAYIKEAREQNKISLELLDEEVNKIVWTFANLFPGCLIKAMDSIRAKKKFFWNHTKDYNRHWLAANMNYEAFLGFQAFNTRKITGKNTIDFIKFRQLLAQGKLADEEMYEAVLPKPKSQSTEKAAEK, encoded by the coding sequence TTGGGATTGAATTGGTTACCCAGAGAAAGCGAACTTAAGAACCATGGTCTCCACGGCACGCAGCATTGGGGAGATGCTGCTCCACGCATTGTATACGAGAAGCGATCCTTAAAAGACCCCGAAGGAAAGGTAGTCGAGGATTTATTTGTCTCTTGGATTATCTTAGACAATCCTCGACAGTACAACTCGTACACGACAGAGATGGTGAAGGGAGTCATAGCGGGTTTTGAAAATGCTTCATTAGACAGAAGCGTCGTGGCAATAGTCTTCACGGCAGTTGGGTCGTCAGCGTTCTGTACTGGCGGAAATACCAAAGAATATGCTGAGTACTACACTATGCGGCCTAACGAATACGGTGAATACATGGAACTTTTTAATCACATGGTAGATTCAATTCTGATGTGTAAAAAGCCTGTCATTAACCGAATAAACGGTATGCGTGTCGCTGGCGGACAAGAAATCGGAATGGCTTGTGACTTGGCTGTTACTTCCGACTTGGCAATTTTCGGACAAGCTGGCCCTAGACACGGCTCTTCACCAGACGGTGGCTCCTCAGACTTCCTGCCTTGGTATCTAAGCATTGAAGATGCCATGTGGAACTGTGTCTCCTGTGAAATGTGGAGTGCCTATAAGATGAAAAGACTTGGATTGATAAGCAAAGTGGTTCCAGTAATCAAGGACGGAGATAAATGGGTTCGCAACCCATCTGTTATCCTAGACAAGTACGTGGGAGATGGCGAAATCGTATTTGGTGAGTTCAAAACAGGCGAAGAATACAAGAAAGCTATGGCTTATATCAAAGAGGCAAGAGAACAGAACAAGATTAGCCTTGAGCTCTTGGACGAAGAGGTAAACAAAATAGTTTGGACCTTTGCAAATCTTTTTCCGGGCTGCTTGATCAAAGCTATGGACAGCATCCGAGCCAAGAAAAAGTTCTTCTGGAATCACACAAAAGACTACAACCGCCACTGGTTAGCCGCCAACATGAACTACGAGGCTTTTCTAGGCTTCCAGGCTTTCAACACCAGAAAGATCACGGGCAAGAACACGATCGACTTCATCAAGTTCCGCCAACTGCTCGCACAGGGAAAACTTGCGGACGAAGAAATGTATGAGGCAGTGCTGCCTAAGCCGAAGAGTCAATCAACCGAAAAAGCAGCAGAAAAATAA
- the had gene encoding 6-hydroxycyclohex-1-ene-1-carbonyl-CoA dehydrogenase yields MEIPDKIQTWQMTRPWAKNRETGEVIEGKLELTEIPVPQLQPGGALVEIAGCGVCHTDLGYFYDGVPTVTRPPLTLGHEISGVVVAGDNKLIGNEVIVPAVMPCNNCPICAAGRGNRCLSQRMPGNSLGIYGGFSSHVPVPSADLCMVEDRGDFQLAELAVIADAVTTPYQACMRAGVKQGDNVVVVGVTGGVGSYVAQMAKAFGAKTVIGIARNPEKLKRALQYGADFVINSTGKDAKIVRDEFRELCKVNNLPSKYGWITFEVTGTAPGQAIALNFLSFIGKLIVIGFGMQKNEYSISRLMAFDAEIIGTWGCLPEYYPKVLKLILNKTIKIRPFTETRPMSRIKEVFEEAHARKLMKRVVLTPDF; encoded by the coding sequence ATGGAAATACCTGACAAAATACAGACTTGGCAGATGACAAGACCATGGGCTAAAAACAGAGAAACTGGCGAAGTTATTGAGGGCAAACTGGAGCTTACTGAGATCCCCGTCCCACAACTTCAACCAGGTGGAGCATTAGTAGAAATCGCGGGGTGTGGAGTTTGTCACACAGATCTTGGATACTTTTATGACGGCGTTCCGACGGTCACGAGGCCGCCTCTCACCTTGGGGCATGAGATAAGCGGTGTTGTGGTGGCTGGCGATAACAAGCTAATAGGAAACGAGGTTATCGTGCCTGCCGTTATGCCTTGCAACAACTGTCCTATTTGTGCTGCGGGAAGAGGAAATCGATGTCTGTCTCAGCGGATGCCTGGAAACAGCTTAGGGATCTACGGAGGATTCTCCAGCCACGTACCCGTTCCTTCTGCGGATTTGTGCATGGTAGAAGATCGTGGTGATTTTCAACTGGCTGAGTTAGCGGTGATTGCTGATGCGGTGACAACTCCTTATCAGGCGTGTATGAGAGCTGGGGTTAAGCAGGGAGACAACGTGGTTGTGGTTGGTGTTACAGGAGGGGTTGGCAGTTACGTGGCTCAGATGGCTAAAGCTTTTGGCGCCAAGACCGTAATTGGCATTGCTCGCAATCCTGAGAAGCTTAAAAGAGCCCTTCAGTACGGTGCTGACTTTGTCATAAACTCCACGGGCAAAGACGCAAAAATCGTTCGTGACGAGTTTCGAGAGCTTTGCAAAGTCAATAACCTTCCTAGCAAGTATGGTTGGATAACCTTTGAGGTGACTGGAACCGCTCCTGGACAAGCAATAGCGCTCAACTTCTTGTCCTTCATCGGTAAGCTCATTGTAATAGGATTTGGTATGCAGAAGAACGAGTATAGCATCTCAAGGTTGATGGCGTTCGACGCCGAGATCATAGGCACTTGGGGCTGTTTGCCCGAATACTACCCGAAAGTATTGAAGTTGATCCTAAACAAGACTATCAAGATCAGACCCTTCACCGAAACTCGGCCAATGAGCAGAATCAAAGAAGTTTTTGAAGAAGCCCACGCTAGAAAGTTGATGAAGAGAGTTGTTCTCACTCCCGACTTCTAG
- a CDS encoding enoyl-CoA hydratase/isomerase family protein — MSQDFKNIIYEVEDGVARITINRPPLNVLNVETIQEIIAALENADGNKNAYVVVITGAGDRAFSAGVDVSAHLPEKIGRTLDQFHKMFHLLTDLHKPTIAMVNGFALGGGCELAIACDMVVASDKAQFGQPEIKVGAIATVATVLLPKLIGRKQALELIFTGDTISATEAQKIGLVNKVVPPEKLADATNELVNKLKKMSLIVLQMVRRAIYQGIDSDFKEALDGVTDIYLKQLIRTEDAVEGLKAFLEKRKPEWKGK; from the coding sequence TTGAGTCAAGACTTCAAAAACATCATTTATGAGGTAGAAGATGGAGTTGCCAGAATCACCATTAACAGGCCGCCACTCAACGTCCTAAACGTAGAGACAATTCAAGAAATAATTGCAGCGCTAGAAAACGCGGATGGTAACAAGAATGCATACGTAGTGGTCATTACTGGTGCTGGTGATCGCGCGTTTTCGGCAGGAGTTGATGTTAGTGCTCATCTTCCAGAAAAAATCGGTAGGACACTTGACCAGTTTCACAAGATGTTCCATCTACTAACTGATCTCCATAAACCAACAATAGCCATGGTTAATGGCTTCGCCTTGGGCGGCGGTTGCGAGTTGGCGATAGCTTGCGATATGGTTGTTGCTTCTGACAAGGCCCAGTTTGGACAACCTGAGATCAAAGTTGGAGCGATAGCCACAGTAGCAACGGTGTTACTACCCAAACTGATTGGAAGAAAACAGGCTTTGGAGTTGATATTCACTGGTGACACAATCAGCGCAACAGAAGCGCAGAAAATCGGTTTGGTAAACAAGGTTGTCCCACCTGAGAAATTGGCTGATGCGACTAATGAATTAGTAAATAAGTTGAAAAAAATGAGTCTAATAGTGCTACAGATGGTCAGAAGAGCGATTTATCAAGGAATCGATTCAGATTTTAAGGAGGCGTTAGATGGTGTAACTGATATTTATTTGAAGCAGCTGATACGGACGGAAGATGCCGTGGAAGGCTTGAAAGCTTTCTTAGAAAAAAGAAAGCCGGAATGGAAAGGAAAATAA